In Acholeplasma equirhinis, the following proteins share a genomic window:
- a CDS encoding amidohydrolase produces MILWKNAQIHTNQKVVSSMITDKGKIIALGDTFKDFNFDAEINLYGMHVYPAFLDTHLHLIGYGRSLYQLSVRDLNEKQQVLNFLKDNINDEKLFVENYQALGITKSDLDLISKDIPIILRHSDYHSFTVNSYVLDKVGIKHDTGILIEQSSIPVLPLWSELSKDELTKMTELAIKKLHSFGITSILTDDLAYFNSYEETLEIIQSVIRKFPMRTHLLIHEDVLDTYLKNKPKESDFLKFNSVKTFYDGTFTSETALMYETFKNSKSNGERIHSKEDWERLLKKVRSNKLNISIHTIGNRAFDEVVSSLKQYPLLSGIDRIIHASSVKLESLDNLKGMNVALDLQPQFISSDLPWAYNKFESKPILYPFKSILNNNLQMALSSDAPVEIPNPLLGIYSAVTRKSNYANESYDMNETLTLKEAFDHYTKDAAKTLGIDNLGEIKVGNIADFVVYKHDILNTPIQLLKEQQVELTIINERIVYRK; encoded by the coding sequence ATGATCCTTTGGAAGAATGCACAAATTCATACGAATCAAAAAGTTGTTTCATCGATGATTACTGATAAAGGTAAAATTATTGCTTTAGGTGATACATTTAAAGATTTTAACTTTGATGCAGAGATTAATTTATATGGTATGCATGTTTATCCTGCATTTTTGGATACACATTTACATTTAATTGGATATGGTCGTAGTTTATATCAATTATCTGTAAGAGACCTGAATGAGAAACAACAAGTATTAAACTTCTTAAAAGATAATATAAATGATGAAAAACTATTTGTTGAAAACTATCAGGCACTTGGAATCACTAAAAGTGATCTTGATTTAATTTCAAAAGATATTCCAATTATACTTAGACATTCTGATTATCATAGTTTTACTGTCAATAGTTATGTTTTAGATAAAGTTGGAATTAAACATGATACAGGTATTTTAATTGAACAATCATCAATTCCAGTACTTCCACTTTGGAGTGAACTTTCTAAAGATGAACTAACTAAAATGACAGAATTAGCAATTAAAAAACTACACTCTTTTGGTATTACTTCAATATTAACTGATGATTTAGCTTATTTTAATTCATATGAAGAAACTTTAGAAATCATTCAATCTGTTATTAGAAAATTCCCTATGAGAACACATCTTTTAATCCATGAAGATGTACTCGATACATATCTTAAGAATAAACCAAAAGAAAGTGACTTTCTAAAATTCAATTCTGTTAAAACATTCTATGATGGTACATTCACATCAGAAACTGCATTAATGTATGAAACATTTAAAAATTCAAAATCAAATGGTGAACGTATACATTCTAAAGAAGATTGGGAAAGACTTTTAAAAAAGGTACGTAGTAATAAATTAAATATTTCAATTCATACGATTGGAAATCGTGCTTTTGATGAAGTTGTTAGTTCACTTAAACAATATCCACTACTTAGTGGTATAGATAGAATTATTCATGCTTCAAGTGTTAAATTAGAATCTTTAGATAATTTAAAAGGTATGAATGTTGCACTTGATTTACAGCCACAATTTATCTCTTCTGACTTACCTTGGGCATATAATAAATTTGAATCAAAACCAATACTTTATCCATTTAAGTCAATTTTAAACAATAACCTTCAAATGGCTTTATCATCGGATGCACCTGTTGAAATTCCAAACCCATTATTAGGTATTTATAGTGCAGTTACAAGAAAATCTAATTATGCAAATGAATCCTATGATATGAACGAAACATTAACCCTTAAAGAAGCATTTGACCATTACACTAAAGACGCCGCAAAGACATTAGGTATTGATAATCTTGGTGAAATCAAAGTAGGTAATATAGCTGATTTTGTTGTATATAAACATGATATTTTAAATACTCCAATACAATTACTTAAGGAACAACAAGTTGAATTAACAATTATCAATGAACGTATAGTTTACAGAAAATAA
- the nagZ gene encoding beta-N-acetylhexosaminidase: protein MRELKSLTQREKIGQLIMAGFHGTEVTKELENLIREYKVGNILLFTRNVQSAAQLYKLNQDLQRIAMDALGMPMYISIDQEGGMVTRIFDDATFFPGAMTMAATFDSKNAYNLGDLMGKQLISLGINMNLAPVLDVNSNPKNPVIGVRSFSDKPEMVSEFGIANMKGMQNHVVATAKHFPGHGDTYLDSHLALPTVTKPLSELAKFEFKPFKAAIDAGIKAIMSSHINFTALTEDGLPVTLSKRALQGLLREEMGFEGLIVTDGIEMKAIHNHWGAIEATLMSVNAGANLVCICHDMPYQIGASDRLMQALETGELLESTLDERVERILKFKSELTVNLVDSYETVKATVEDQNSKQYAKQIVEDAVTLIKGDTLKLKDKALMIATLPIATTIADEADFNSALGKKIKNALPNLDLVEIGITPSEEQINQLVDQAKGYDQIIFTSYNANVYQSQILLMNALNELGIELHVLAMRNPYDLYYAKGIKNYVAFYEYTPNSIEACIKYLKGVLIPKGKAPIAYE, encoded by the coding sequence ATGCGTGAACTAAAAAGCTTAACTCAAAGAGAAAAAATTGGACAATTAATTATGGCAGGGTTCCATGGAACTGAAGTCACAAAAGAATTAGAAAACTTAATTAGAGAGTATAAAGTAGGTAACATCTTACTCTTTACTAGAAATGTTCAATCAGCAGCTCAACTTTATAAACTTAATCAAGATCTTCAAAGAATTGCGATGGATGCATTAGGCATGCCTATGTATATTTCTATCGACCAAGAAGGTGGTATGGTTACACGTATTTTCGATGATGCAACATTCTTCCCTGGTGCCATGACAATGGCAGCAACTTTTGATTCAAAGAATGCGTATAACCTAGGAGATTTGATGGGTAAACAACTCATTTCACTAGGTATTAATATGAATTTAGCACCAGTACTTGATGTGAATAGTAATCCTAAAAACCCTGTTATTGGTGTAAGAAGTTTCAGTGATAAACCAGAAATGGTATCAGAATTTGGTATTGCAAATATGAAAGGTATGCAAAATCACGTTGTAGCAACTGCTAAGCATTTCCCAGGTCATGGAGATACTTACCTTGACTCTCATTTAGCATTACCAACAGTAACTAAACCATTATCTGAACTTGCTAAGTTTGAATTCAAACCATTTAAAGCAGCAATTGATGCAGGTATTAAAGCAATTATGTCAAGTCATATTAACTTCACTGCATTAACTGAAGACGGCTTACCAGTCACATTATCAAAGAGAGCTCTTCAAGGTTTACTACGTGAAGAAATGGGCTTTGAAGGTTTAATTGTGACAGATGGTATTGAAATGAAAGCAATCCACAATCATTGGGGTGCAATTGAAGCAACTTTAATGAGTGTGAATGCTGGTGCAAACCTTGTATGTATCTGTCATGATATGCCATATCAAATTGGTGCATCTGATCGTTTAATGCAAGCACTAGAAACTGGTGAATTATTAGAATCAACACTTGATGAACGTGTTGAACGTATCCTTAAATTCAAAAGTGAATTAACTGTTAACTTGGTTGATTCATATGAAACTGTAAAAGCGACTGTTGAAGATCAAAACTCTAAACAATATGCTAAACAAATTGTAGAAGATGCAGTGACTTTAATTAAAGGTGACACTTTAAAATTAAAAGATAAAGCTTTAATGATTGCAACACTTCCAATTGCAACAACGATTGCAGATGAAGCAGACTTTAACTCAGCTTTAGGTAAAAAGATTAAAAATGCATTACCTAACCTTGATTTAGTTGAAATTGGTATTACACCAAGCGAAGAACAAATCAATCAACTTGTGGATCAAGCTAAAGGTTATGATCAAATTATCTTTACATCATACAATGCAAATGTATATCAATCTCAAATTCTTTTAATGAATGCATTAAATGAACTGGGTATTGAATTACATGTACTTGCTATGAGAAATCCATATGATTTATATTATGCAAAAGGTATTAAAAACTATGTTGCATTCTATGAATACACACCAAACTCAATCGAAGCATGCATCAAGTACTTAAAAGGTGTTTTAATCCCTAAAGGAAAGGCACCTATTGCATATGAGTAA
- the nagB gene encoding glucosamine-6-phosphate deaminase yields MNIKIYDSVDLLYKEAAAFYKEKISHQPNMILGLATGTTPIPLYKKLIKAYKAGELSFKGITAYNLDEYVGLEKGHPASYYFFMRDNLFNHVDIDLNNTFIPDGSIEPNEAIKKYQEQLDTVTIDIQLLGLGSNGHIGFNEPGTPFESHTHMVTLAEKTRKDNARLFEKLEDVPHTAVTMGIKDIMRAREVVLIATGKNKAQAVFGMIKGEISESLPASVLQNHPNVHVFLDQDAASLLLNK; encoded by the coding sequence ATGAATATTAAAATTTATGATAGCGTTGATCTACTTTACAAAGAAGCAGCGGCGTTTTACAAAGAGAAAATTTCACATCAACCTAACATGATTTTAGGTTTAGCAACTGGAACAACACCAATTCCTTTATATAAAAAATTAATTAAAGCTTATAAAGCTGGTGAATTATCATTTAAAGGTATTACAGCATATAATTTAGATGAATATGTTGGTTTAGAAAAAGGTCATCCTGCAAGTTATTATTTCTTCATGAGAGACAATCTTTTCAATCATGTCGATATTGATCTAAACAATACGTTTATTCCAGATGGTTCTATTGAACCAAATGAAGCAATTAAAAAGTATCAAGAACAACTAGATACAGTGACTATTGATATTCAATTATTAGGTCTTGGATCAAATGGACACATTGGTTTTAATGAACCAGGCACACCATTTGAATCACACACACATATGGTAACTCTTGCAGAAAAAACAAGAAAAGATAATGCAAGATTATTTGAAAAATTAGAAGATGTTCCACATACTGCAGTAACTATGGGTATCAAAGATATCATGCGTGCTAGAGAAGTTGTCTTAATTGCAACAGGTAAAAATAAAGCACAAGCAGTATTTGGTATGATCAAAGGTGAAATCTCAGAAAGCCTACCTGCATCTGTTTTACAAAATCATCCAAATGTGCATGTATTCTTAGATCAAGACGCAGCAAGTCTATTATTAAATAAATAA
- the murQ gene encoding N-acetylmuramic acid 6-phosphate etherase — translation MVDIKSISTEQRNKSTKHMDVATTQEILKMINEEDKKVPEAIEAVLEDITKVVDAVTIALSKGGRLFYIGAGTSGRLGVLDASECVPTFGVPENMVIGIIAGGDKALRNAVEGAEDNKEAAIEDLKSYNLTKKDFVIGIAASGRTPYVVSGLEYAKSIGAKTGSITTSVNAPITKIADYPIAAITGPEPLTGSTRMKSGTAQKLILNMISTTAMVKLGKVYENLMIDIQMSNDKLVSRAISIVCEVTGVEEKTAVAYLERFKSVKHAVISILGKIDEVEMIDELLRQNNGNIKEALRSLKA, via the coding sequence ATGGTCGATATTAAATCAATTTCAACAGAACAAAGAAATAAATCAACCAAGCACATGGATGTTGCAACAACTCAAGAGATCTTAAAAATGATCAATGAAGAGGATAAAAAAGTTCCTGAAGCCATTGAAGCAGTTTTAGAAGATATTACGAAAGTTGTTGATGCAGTCACTATTGCACTTTCAAAAGGTGGCAGACTCTTTTACATTGGTGCTGGTACATCAGGACGTTTAGGTGTTCTTGATGCTTCAGAATGTGTGCCGACCTTTGGTGTCCCAGAAAATATGGTCATCGGTATTATTGCTGGTGGCGATAAAGCTTTAAGAAATGCCGTTGAAGGTGCTGAAGATAATAAAGAAGCAGCAATCGAAGACTTAAAGAGTTACAATCTTACAAAGAAAGACTTCGTAATTGGTATTGCAGCATCAGGCCGCACACCTTATGTTGTGTCTGGCTTAGAATATGCAAAATCAATTGGTGCAAAAACGGGTTCTATTACAACATCAGTGAATGCTCCAATTACAAAAATTGCAGACTATCCAATTGCAGCAATTACAGGCCCAGAACCGTTAACTGGTTCTACACGTATGAAATCAGGTACTGCTCAAAAACTAATTCTTAATATGATTTCAACAACTGCCATGGTTAAACTTGGTAAAGTTTATGAAAACTTAATGATTGATATTCAAATGAGTAATGACAAACTTGTTTCTCGTGCAATTTCAATTGTATGTGAAGTAACAGGTGTTGAAGAAAAAACAGCAGTAGCTTATCTTGAAAGATTTAAGTCAGTTAAACATGCGGTTATTTCAATTCTAGGTAAAATTGATGAAGTTGAAATGATTGATGAATTACTTCGTCAAAACAATGGAAACATTAAAGAAGCATTAAGAAGCTTAAAAGCTTAA
- a CDS encoding GNAT family N-acetyltransferase, translated as MKDLLVGLHRLNLSLKETKGDVKIVRLLSPNSDALVTFIEKNFSKGWASEIKAAIYKPHPTAFIAVKDSKIVGFAAYDATAKGYFGPIGVDESLRGLNIGTALLVYSLEAMLHDGYGYAIIGGVNEKVAEFYKKTVGAITIDMEGNVYDRLVRGLYL; from the coding sequence ATGAAAGATTTACTCGTTGGGTTACATCGTTTAAATTTAAGTTTAAAAGAAACAAAAGGTGACGTTAAAATTGTTCGCCTATTATCTCCAAATTCTGATGCACTTGTGACATTTATTGAGAAAAATTTCTCAAAAGGATGGGCAAGTGAAATCAAAGCTGCAATTTATAAACCACACCCAACCGCATTTATCGCAGTTAAAGATAGTAAAATCGTTGGATTTGCAGCATATGATGCAACAGCTAAAGGTTATTTTGGCCCAATTGGTGTGGATGAATCATTACGTGGTTTAAATATCGGAACAGCACTTTTAGTTTATTCACTAGAAGCGATGTTACATGATGGTTATGGTTACGCTATTATCGGTGGCGTAAATGAAAAGGTTGCAGAATTCTACAAGAAAACAGTAGGTGCAATCACAATCGATATGGAAGGCAATGTCTACGACAGACTAGTTAGAGGTTTATATTTATAA
- a CDS encoding BadF/BadG/BcrA/BcrD ATPase family protein, giving the protein MSKKFISVDSGGTKTLGIIYDEVGNELKSFTTSQSNFAVNLDNAKNEVQKVLDELTLGQSIDMIVIGAAGYSRIPDIKAYEKALEERYQTAVKIYPDAYLGLYANYDDKYPFIYQVAGTGSISYAIYEGNVHRFGGYGHIFGDYGSAYSVSIRLLNETMERIDALKKPNPVQKKVLKQLGLKTREEIIGFAHKETKQVIAGIARLIDKESNHAYVQKLYLKEAKVMLSMIEKIIKTLKIKDTFKLVLRGGFIQNANGLKGQLLNLLNQKNINFLYETGTHEPVYGGYNLAKAYMRRDG; this is encoded by the coding sequence ATGAGTAAAAAGTTTATTTCAGTTGATAGTGGTGGTACAAAAACACTTGGTATCATCTATGATGAAGTGGGTAATGAATTAAAATCATTTACAACCTCTCAATCAAACTTCGCAGTCAACTTAGATAACGCAAAAAATGAAGTACAAAAGGTATTAGATGAGTTAACTTTAGGCCAGTCAATTGATATGATTGTCATTGGTGCAGCAGGTTACTCTAGAATCCCAGATATCAAAGCATATGAGAAAGCACTTGAAGAAAGATATCAAACAGCAGTAAAGATTTATCCTGATGCCTACTTAGGTTTATACGCTAACTATGATGATAAATATCCTTTTATCTATCAAGTTGCAGGTACAGGCTCGATTTCTTATGCGATTTATGAAGGTAATGTACATAGATTTGGCGGATATGGACATATCTTTGGTGATTATGGTTCTGCATATTCAGTTTCAATTAGACTTCTAAATGAAACAATGGAAAGAATCGATGCACTCAAAAAACCTAATCCTGTTCAAAAGAAAGTATTAAAACAATTAGGTTTAAAAACTAGAGAAGAAATTATTGGATTTGCGCATAAAGAAACAAAACAAGTGATTGCAGGTATTGCAAGATTGATTGATAAAGAATCAAACCATGCATATGTGCAAAAGCTTTACTTAAAAGAAGCTAAAGTAATGTTATCTATGATTGAAAAAATCATTAAGACACTTAAAATCAAAGATACTTTCAAACTTGTGCTTCGAGGCGGTTTCATTCAAAATGCAAACGGCTTGAAGGGTCAACTTCTAAACTTATTAAATCAAAAAAATATCAACTTTTTATATGAAACGGGTACGCATGAACCAGTATATGGTGGTTATAATTTAGCTAAAGCGTACATGAGAAGGGATGGTTAA
- a CDS encoding exo-beta-N-acetylmuramidase NamZ family protein produces MIKLGIDRIDEFKALFEGKKVGLITNPTGVDSNLVHTADILKSKVNLTKLYGPEHGIFGNAEAGEHVESYLDERLGLYVYSLYGKTRRLSKEMLEDVDVLCYDIQDVGLRFYTYIYTMAYAMMAAKEFGLKFVVFDRPNPLGGIKVEGNLLNLEYRSFVGYYSIPQRYGLTVGELALLFNKEFKIGCDLTVIPMEGYDRSKDYLSKDLPWLAPSPNLPTHDSAYLYAATCVFEGTNVSEGRGTTRPFSIVGAPFINAFLLADKVKALNLPGLKVRPIFFTPTFSKHQGVLSQGIELFLMDKETIRPIEAGYQILRIIQNDYPEFEFREPWREGQKQMIDLLTGNDDLRMGKKLEEIFESFKKDQLEFIKIKERYHLYA; encoded by the coding sequence ATGATTAAATTAGGTATTGACCGAATTGATGAATTTAAAGCATTATTTGAAGGTAAAAAGGTTGGTTTAATTACCAACCCAACTGGTGTTGATTCCAATTTGGTCCATACCGCTGATATCCTTAAATCTAAGGTGAATTTAACAAAACTCTATGGACCTGAACATGGTATTTTTGGTAACGCAGAGGCAGGCGAACATGTCGAAAGTTACCTTGATGAAAGATTAGGTTTATATGTCTACTCACTATATGGTAAGACCAGACGCTTATCAAAAGAAATGTTAGAAGATGTTGATGTGCTTTGTTATGACATCCAAGATGTTGGATTAAGATTTTATACATACATTTATACAATGGCCTATGCGATGATGGCGGCTAAAGAATTTGGACTTAAGTTCGTAGTCTTTGACCGCCCTAATCCGCTCGGTGGTATCAAGGTTGAAGGTAATTTGTTAAACCTTGAATACCGTTCATTTGTTGGATATTACAGTATCCCACAAAGATATGGTCTAACTGTTGGCGAACTTGCACTTTTATTCAATAAAGAATTCAAAATTGGTTGTGACTTAACTGTCATTCCAATGGAAGGTTACGATCGCAGTAAAGATTATTTATCAAAAGATTTACCTTGGCTCGCACCAAGTCCAAATCTTCCAACACATGATTCAGCATACCTTTATGCTGCAACATGTGTCTTCGAAGGGACAAACGTTTCAGAAGGTCGTGGAACAACAAGACCATTCTCAATTGTTGGTGCACCATTTATTAATGCATTTCTCCTTGCAGATAAGGTTAAAGCACTTAATTTACCTGGTTTAAAAGTTCGACCAATATTCTTTACACCAACGTTTTCAAAACATCAAGGTGTGTTGAGTCAGGGAATTGAACTTTTCCTTATGGACAAAGAAACAATCCGTCCGATTGAGGCAGGTTATCAAATTTTAAGAATTATTCAAAATGATTATCCTGAATTTGAGTTCCGTGAACCTTGGAGAGAAGGTCAAAAACAAATGATTGATCTCTTAACTGGTAACGATGACTTACGAATGGGTAAAAAATTGGAAGAAATATTTGAAAGTTTCAAAAAAGATCAACTAGAATTTATCAAAATCAAGGAAAGGTATCATCTGTATGCGTGA
- a CDS encoding DUF624 domain-containing protein: MKTYESSLYQKLNTVADWILRLVLINILIILFSLPIVTMYPALLAGYKLFTHYLNKREVPIIKGFWNFFKEDFGKKLQLGFLLAGAMVIGIINMTIYTDYLNLNSDIFSLIGYYVMIILVVAAGFTMLYTLPIMITYPKTETWLIIKFAFFLSGKYILRTVLAVLILLVPFALLLTPITIVFFVIAGISIPMLLYALLFKKVTLFIESLDKKND, encoded by the coding sequence ATGAAAACATATGAAAGTTCACTTTATCAAAAACTAAATACTGTTGCCGATTGGATTTTACGACTTGTACTTATCAATATTCTGATCATTTTATTTAGTTTACCAATCGTCACAATGTATCCTGCATTACTTGCAGGGTACAAACTCTTTACGCATTACTTAAATAAACGTGAAGTACCAATTATTAAAGGTTTCTGGAATTTCTTCAAAGAAGATTTTGGTAAAAAGTTACAATTAGGTTTCTTACTTGCTGGTGCTATGGTAATAGGTATCATCAATATGACAATCTATACAGATTACTTAAACCTTAACTCAGATATCTTTTCACTGATTGGTTATTATGTCATGATCATCTTAGTTGTAGCAGCAGGGTTTACAATGCTCTACACATTACCAATTATGATTACGTATCCAAAAACTGAAACTTGGTTAATTATTAAGTTTGCGTTCTTCCTAAGTGGAAAATATATTTTAAGAACTGTCCTTGCAGTCTTAATTCTACTTGTTCCATTTGCGTTACTTTTAACGCCAATTACGATTGTATTCTTCGTAATTGCAGGTATTTCAATCCCAATGCTACTTTATGCATTATTATTTAAAAAAGTTACATTATTTATAGAAAGTCTGGATAAGAAAAATGATTAA
- a CDS encoding ROK family protein, whose product MSLNLKLDPTFMPAFEVYNEFNQRVLKANHEKLSIVVERNDGFNEVFHQEIFSDAVMMDENIFLLERLVKSLLWIYGGYKVIIVGNKEVHQRLKDIFDKGARTFDKAFMERIYLEKFEVLHSESLPEIKKGDQPIGKHLNGNRIGFDAGGSDMKVSAVKDGEVLFSEEIIWLPKLNSDPEYHKQHIRNAILKAVKVLGQVDAIGVSSAGVYINNEARVASLFIEVPEDLFDQHIKNIYIDIAKELNVPIVVANDGDVTALAGSMTLNKTKLLGIAMGTSEAAGYVNEKGNIEGWLNELAFVPVDFQPNGPVDEWSGDYGTGNKYFSQDAVIRLAEKAGITFEPSQTLAERLKVVQKLDKNDLRFIEIYETIGTYLAYGLAWYDVFYDISEVLLLGRVMSGEGGMLIVKKANEVLKNVFPQLKKKINLSLPDEKFRRLGQSVAAASLVQF is encoded by the coding sequence ATGAGTTTAAATCTTAAATTAGATCCAACCTTTATGCCTGCATTTGAAGTTTATAACGAATTTAATCAACGTGTATTAAAAGCAAATCACGAAAAACTTTCAATCGTTGTTGAAAGAAATGACGGTTTTAATGAAGTGTTCCATCAAGAAATCTTTAGTGATGCTGTAATGATGGACGAAAACATTTTTTTACTAGAACGTTTAGTTAAATCATTACTTTGGATTTATGGTGGTTATAAAGTCATTATTGTTGGTAATAAAGAAGTACATCAAAGATTAAAAGATATTTTTGATAAAGGTGCAAGAACATTCGATAAAGCTTTCATGGAGCGAATCTACCTTGAAAAATTTGAAGTTCTACACAGCGAATCATTACCAGAAATTAAAAAAGGTGATCAACCAATTGGTAAACATTTAAATGGTAATCGTATCGGTTTTGATGCAGGTGGATCTGATATGAAGGTTTCCGCAGTTAAAGACGGAGAAGTCTTATTTAGTGAAGAAATCATTTGGTTACCTAAACTAAATAGTGATCCTGAGTATCATAAACAACACATTCGAAATGCTATCTTAAAAGCTGTTAAAGTTTTAGGACAAGTGGATGCCATTGGGGTTTCAAGTGCAGGTGTTTACATTAATAATGAAGCACGTGTTGCATCACTCTTTATTGAAGTTCCAGAAGATTTATTTGATCAACATATTAAAAATATCTACATTGATATTGCTAAAGAATTAAATGTACCAATCGTTGTTGCTAACGATGGTGACGTAACTGCACTTGCTGGTTCTATGACTTTAAATAAGACTAAACTCTTAGGTATTGCAATGGGAACAAGTGAAGCAGCTGGTTATGTGAATGAAAAAGGTAACATCGAAGGTTGGTTAAATGAACTTGCATTCGTACCTGTTGATTTCCAACCAAACGGACCAGTTGATGAGTGGAGTGGTGATTACGGTACCGGTAATAAATATTTCTCACAAGACGCTGTCATTCGTCTTGCTGAAAAAGCAGGTATTACATTTGAACCTTCTCAAACTTTAGCAGAACGTCTTAAAGTTGTTCAAAAATTAGATAAGAACGATTTAAGATTTATTGAAATCTATGAAACAATCGGAACTTATCTAGCATATGGACTTGCATGGTATGATGTTTTCTATGACATTTCAGAAGTCTTATTATTAGGACGTGTGATGTCAGGCGAAGGTGGCATGCTTATCGTTAAAAAAGCAAATGAAGTTTTAAAAAATGTCTTCCCTCAATTAAAGAAGAAGATCAATTTATCACTTCCAGATGAAAAATTCCGTCGTTTAGGACAATCTGTTGCAGCAGCAAGTCTCGTACAATTCTAA
- a CDS encoding helix-turn-helix domain-containing protein has product MAFIILETKNKISLYKHVILDLLSTSYRILKVDEQASKLIIHHEPNKIDEKDLFLNLAEELYTDLKVYYSDEEPKYDLNDILEWFDAVPFHQTVIYDDYQLLLKRVDYPFDKDFKKKLLKSVFEDNDLLYTVKVFLECDQNMSKAAKNLYLHRNTLIQRLDKFYSRTGFDCRRFVEAYIIYTLLK; this is encoded by the coding sequence ATGGCGTTTATAATACTAGAAACTAAAAATAAAATCAGCCTATATAAACATGTGATTTTGGATCTTTTAAGTACTTCATATCGCATATTAAAAGTAGATGAGCAAGCAAGTAAACTCATTATTCACCATGAACCAAATAAAATTGATGAAAAAGATCTTTTCCTTAATTTAGCTGAGGAACTTTATACTGACCTTAAAGTTTATTACAGCGATGAAGAACCAAAGTATGATTTGAACGATATATTAGAATGGTTTGATGCTGTTCCATTTCATCAAACTGTAATTTATGATGATTACCAATTACTCTTAAAAAGAGTAGATTATCCTTTTGATAAAGATTTTAAAAAGAAACTATTAAAATCTGTTTTTGAAGATAATGACCTTCTATACACTGTGAAGGTATTTTTAGAATGCGATCAAAACATGAGCAAAGCAGCTAAAAATCTTTACCTACATAGAAATACATTAATTCAAAGACTTGATAAATTTTATTCAAGAACAGGTTTTGATTGCAGAAGATTTGTCGAAGCATACATTATCTATACTTTATTAAAGTAA